One Amaranthus tricolor cultivar Red isolate AtriRed21 chromosome 1, ASM2621246v1, whole genome shotgun sequence DNA window includes the following coding sequences:
- the LOC130813855 gene encoding probable CoA ligase CCL8 isoform X2 — protein sequence MEVVKAIAKHGSAANGSVAVRADGKSYTYRQLFLCAERISTLLHSSDSQSIPEGRQLASSSVSFDGLKSSESLNGTRVGIIAKPSAEFVASVLGTWLSGGVAVPLALSYPEAELMHVINDSDVSIVLSTEDHKELLQAVATKSAAQFSLIPSVPSMMSDSTNDGHCESGQSDAHTSLKESKFLGEDAAIIIYTSGTTGKPKGVVHTHRGVLAQVQMLTEAWEYSSSDHFLHCLPLHHVHGLFNALFAPMYAGAVVEFMPKFSVSGIWQRWRESYPKDSTKVDSSVTVFTGVPTMYTRLIQGYEAMTPDVQAVSASAARKLRLMMSGSSALPYPVMQQWETITGHRLLERYGMTEFVMAISNPVRGMRKGGTVGKPFPGIEVKILAEEGSGNETSVGELCVRSPSLFREYWKLPEVTKQSFTDDGFFKTGDAVTVDEDGYYIILGRTSADIMKVGGYKLSALEIEAVLLEHPAVTECCVLGLPDNTYGEAVTVIIVPHEELKSKQQEELKPTLTLEEICSWAKDKLAPYKLPTRLYLWESLPRNAMGKVNKKELKKLLLA from the exons ATGGAGGTGGTCAAAGCTATTGCAAAACACGGTTCTGCTGCCAATGGCTCTGTAGCTGTAAGAGCTGATGGGAAAAGTTACACCTACAGGCAACTTTTTTTGTGTGCTGAAAGGATATCTACCCTTCTACATTCTAGTGACTCCCAAAGT ATTCCTGAAGGTAGACAGCTTGCAAGTTCTTCGGTTTCCTTTGATGGCCTCAAATCCAGTGAATCTCTTAATGGAACACGAGTTGGTATCATCGCTAAACCTTCAGCTGAGTTTGTTGCTAGTGTACTTGGGACATGGTTGAGTGGAGGAGTAGCTGTTCCACTTGCACTCAGCTACCCAGAAGCTGAGCTCATGCATGTCATAAATGACTCG GATGTCTCCATAGTATTGAGCACTGAAGATCACAAGGAACTTTTGCAAGCTGTTGCTACCAAAAGTGCAGCTCAGTTTTCTCTTATTCCTTCAGTTCCCAGTATGATGTCAGATTCTACTAACGATGGTCATTGCGAAAGTGGACAGTCAGATGCACATACAAGTTTGAAGGAATCAAAATTTCTTG GGGAGGATGCAGCAATAATTATTTACACTAGTGGAACAACTGGGAAGCCTAAAGGTGTTGTTCACACTCACCGAGGTGTGTTGGCACAG GTCCAAATGTTGACAGAAGCTTGGGAGTACTCTTCTTCAGATCATTTTTTGCACTGTCTACCATTGCATCAT GTTCATGGCCTTTTCAATGCTCTTTTTGCTCCTATGTATGCAGGTGCTGTG gTTGAGTTTATGCCAAAATTTAGTGTCAGTGGTATTTGGCAGAGATGGCGTGAATCCTACCCAAAGGACAGTACAAAAGTTGATAGTTCTGTGACTGTGTTCACTGGA GTTCCAACAATGTATACTAGATTAATACAAGGTTATGAAGCAATGACTCCTGATGTACAGGCTGTATCTGCCTCAGCTGCAAGGAAGTTGCGACTCATG ATGAGTGGGTCTTCTGCTCTCCCTTACCCTGTTATGCAGCAGTGGGAAACAATTACCGGACATCGTCTTTTGGAGCGCTATGGCATGACTGAG TTTGTCATGGCTATTTCTAATCCCGTGCGAGGGATGAGGAAAGGAGGCACTGTTGGAAAACCATTCCCTGGTATAGAG GTCAAGATTCTTGCTGAAGAGGGAAGCGGAAATGAAACAAGCGTTGGTGAGCTTTGTGTGAGAAGCCCTTCATTGTTTAGGGAGTACTGGAAATTGCCCGAG GTGACAAAACAATCATTTACTGATGATGGTTTCTTCAAGACTGGTGATGCTGTCACTGTGGATGAGGATGGCTACTACATAATTTTGGGAA GAACCAGTGCTGATATCATGAAGGTCGGTGGCTACAAGTTATCAGCATTAGAAATTGAAGCAGTTCTTTTAGAG CATCCTGCAGTCACAGAATGCTGTGTATTAGGCTTGCCGGACAATACATATGGAGAAGCTGTCACAGTGATAATTGTGCCACATGAGGAGTTAAAGAGCAAACAACAGGAAGAGTTGAAGCCGACTCTAACACTCGAAGAAATATGCTCTTGGGCGAAGGACAAACTTGCTCCGTATAAG TTACCAACACGATTATATCTTTGGGAAAGCCTTCCTCGTAATGCTATGGGAAAG GTGAACAAGAAAGAGTTGAAGAAATTACTACTCGCTTGA
- the LOC130813855 gene encoding probable CoA ligase CCL8 isoform X1: MTTFNRLLFNQFSPLNSRVRMTFYHSFFLPPGPSSSSSRLHSYLHSTLSSSSFMEVVKAIAKHGSAANGSVAVRADGKSYTYRQLFLCAERISTLLHSSDSQSIPEGRQLASSSVSFDGLKSSESLNGTRVGIIAKPSAEFVASVLGTWLSGGVAVPLALSYPEAELMHVINDSDVSIVLSTEDHKELLQAVATKSAAQFSLIPSVPSMMSDSTNDGHCESGQSDAHTSLKESKFLGEDAAIIIYTSGTTGKPKGVVHTHRGVLAQVQMLTEAWEYSSSDHFLHCLPLHHVHGLFNALFAPMYAGAVVEFMPKFSVSGIWQRWRESYPKDSTKVDSSVTVFTGVPTMYTRLIQGYEAMTPDVQAVSASAARKLRLMMSGSSALPYPVMQQWETITGHRLLERYGMTEFVMAISNPVRGMRKGGTVGKPFPGIEVKILAEEGSGNETSVGELCVRSPSLFREYWKLPEVTKQSFTDDGFFKTGDAVTVDEDGYYIILGRTSADIMKVGGYKLSALEIEAVLLEHPAVTECCVLGLPDNTYGEAVTVIIVPHEELKSKQQEELKPTLTLEEICSWAKDKLAPYKLPTRLYLWESLPRNAMGKVNKKELKKLLLA, translated from the exons ATGACTACATTTAATAGACTGCTCTTTAATCAATTTTCTCCTTTAAATTCTCGTGTTCGAATGACATTCTATCATTCTTTCTTTCTTCCTCCCGGaccttcctcttcttcttcgcGCTTGCACTCTTATCTTCACTCAA CATTGAGTTCAAGTTCGTTTATGGAGGTGGTCAAAGCTATTGCAAAACACGGTTCTGCTGCCAATGGCTCTGTAGCTGTAAGAGCTGATGGGAAAAGTTACACCTACAGGCAACTTTTTTTGTGTGCTGAAAGGATATCTACCCTTCTACATTCTAGTGACTCCCAAAGT ATTCCTGAAGGTAGACAGCTTGCAAGTTCTTCGGTTTCCTTTGATGGCCTCAAATCCAGTGAATCTCTTAATGGAACACGAGTTGGTATCATCGCTAAACCTTCAGCTGAGTTTGTTGCTAGTGTACTTGGGACATGGTTGAGTGGAGGAGTAGCTGTTCCACTTGCACTCAGCTACCCAGAAGCTGAGCTCATGCATGTCATAAATGACTCG GATGTCTCCATAGTATTGAGCACTGAAGATCACAAGGAACTTTTGCAAGCTGTTGCTACCAAAAGTGCAGCTCAGTTTTCTCTTATTCCTTCAGTTCCCAGTATGATGTCAGATTCTACTAACGATGGTCATTGCGAAAGTGGACAGTCAGATGCACATACAAGTTTGAAGGAATCAAAATTTCTTG GGGAGGATGCAGCAATAATTATTTACACTAGTGGAACAACTGGGAAGCCTAAAGGTGTTGTTCACACTCACCGAGGTGTGTTGGCACAG GTCCAAATGTTGACAGAAGCTTGGGAGTACTCTTCTTCAGATCATTTTTTGCACTGTCTACCATTGCATCAT GTTCATGGCCTTTTCAATGCTCTTTTTGCTCCTATGTATGCAGGTGCTGTG gTTGAGTTTATGCCAAAATTTAGTGTCAGTGGTATTTGGCAGAGATGGCGTGAATCCTACCCAAAGGACAGTACAAAAGTTGATAGTTCTGTGACTGTGTTCACTGGA GTTCCAACAATGTATACTAGATTAATACAAGGTTATGAAGCAATGACTCCTGATGTACAGGCTGTATCTGCCTCAGCTGCAAGGAAGTTGCGACTCATG ATGAGTGGGTCTTCTGCTCTCCCTTACCCTGTTATGCAGCAGTGGGAAACAATTACCGGACATCGTCTTTTGGAGCGCTATGGCATGACTGAG TTTGTCATGGCTATTTCTAATCCCGTGCGAGGGATGAGGAAAGGAGGCACTGTTGGAAAACCATTCCCTGGTATAGAG GTCAAGATTCTTGCTGAAGAGGGAAGCGGAAATGAAACAAGCGTTGGTGAGCTTTGTGTGAGAAGCCCTTCATTGTTTAGGGAGTACTGGAAATTGCCCGAG GTGACAAAACAATCATTTACTGATGATGGTTTCTTCAAGACTGGTGATGCTGTCACTGTGGATGAGGATGGCTACTACATAATTTTGGGAA GAACCAGTGCTGATATCATGAAGGTCGGTGGCTACAAGTTATCAGCATTAGAAATTGAAGCAGTTCTTTTAGAG CATCCTGCAGTCACAGAATGCTGTGTATTAGGCTTGCCGGACAATACATATGGAGAAGCTGTCACAGTGATAATTGTGCCACATGAGGAGTTAAAGAGCAAACAACAGGAAGAGTTGAAGCCGACTCTAACACTCGAAGAAATATGCTCTTGGGCGAAGGACAAACTTGCTCCGTATAAG TTACCAACACGATTATATCTTTGGGAAAGCCTTCCTCGTAATGCTATGGGAAAG GTGAACAAGAAAGAGTTGAAGAAATTACTACTCGCTTGA
- the LOC130815638 gene encoding uncharacterized protein LOC130815638, whose translation MLIKQLDFPFTPLIKMKGTSTSPLIIKNNDKSSHKTEEDEEDDGFFKFRKGIQNHNTATIGCMTFYSHRRHSRKSGSSGKKEQKSKEAIAGRKHKENRDSENLFDNKSFKRFYQSKTHSEDVAQMLAPIWAPPLEMMAVGWLGDWRPSSILELLRSLASSSYLSPSSADSAETDRIIAQLIHEIRIEETIIDEEMAEIQANCILHLPFRSTNHATSFNDTGDDSVQFELKKIKQVVTKAQQLRYKVLELVSNKVLNEVEAGKFLVAFSGIQDIAHQFAANQKLQKGPVSVSVKALATFE comes from the exons ATGTTAATAAAACAACTTGACTTCCCGTTTACACCTTTAATCAAAATGAAAGGAACATCAACATCACCGCTAATAAT CAAAAATAACGATAAATCAAGCCACAAAACAGAGGAAGACGAAGAAGATGATGGGTTCTTCAAATTTCGCAAAGGAATTCAAAATCACAACACTGCTACAATCGGTTGCATGACCTTTTACTCTCACAGACGCCATTCTCGCAAAA GTGGATCTTCGGGAAAGAAAGAGCAGAAGAGTAAGGAAGCAATTGCAGGGAGAAAGCACAAGGAAAATCGGGATTCAGAAAATTTATTTGATAATAAGTCATTTAAGAGATTTTACCAATCCAAAACCCATTCTGAGGATGTTGCTCAAATGCTTGCACCTATATGGGCACCACCACTTGAAATGATGGCTGTTGGTTGGCTAGGGGACTGGAGACCCTCTTCCATCCTCGAACTTCTCAGATCGTTGGCATCTTCCTCTTATCTCTCGCCTTCCTCGGCTGACTCAGCCGAGACTGATCGAATAATTGCACAGCTTATCCATGAAATCCGAATTGAAGAGACCATAATCGATGAAGAGATGGCTGAGATTCAAGCCAATTGTATCCTCCACCTTCCATTCAGATCAACTAATCATGCCACTTCATTTAATGATACAGGAGATGATTCTGTTCAGTTCGAGCTCAAAAAGATAAAACAAGTGGTAACCAAGGCTCAACAACTTAG GTACAAAGTATTGGAACTCGTTTCGAATAAGGTATTGAATGAAGTTGAGGCCGGGAAGTTCTTAGTTGCGTTTTCTGGGATTCAAGATATAGCTCACCAGTTTGCTGCTAATCAAAAGTTGCAGAAGGGTCCGGTTTCTGTCTCAGTGAAAGCCTTGGCCACCTTCGAGTGA
- the LOC130815631 gene encoding zinc transporter 1-like — protein MSFQISYYTLIIISSIFAYSLRLVASANCTCDPEDTNQDNKNVTFKYKLGAIAAILVASALGVSLPIIGKKIPALHPESNLFFLVKSFAAGVILSTGFIHILPDAFDDLSNPSLKKSHPWSKYDAFPGLFAMIGALGSLMIDAFATGYYRRVHYSKPGPSATVDEEINMDHLGHVHLHSRGSHGHALGPAGPGATASHVGLNDLDRIRYKVTSQVLEMGIVVHSVIIGISLGTSQSLRRIKPLMIALCFHQFFEGVGLAGCIVQASFKSASTLCMALFFSLTTPVGIAIGIPITNSYNDDNPSTLIIQGTLNSIAAGILIYMALVDLLAQDFMNPKVQTNTKLFLGANITLLLGAGFMAVLAYWA, from the exons ATGTCATTTCAAATATCATATTACACCCTCATTATTATTTCTTCTATTTTCGCTTATTCCCTGCGTCTCGTGGCAAGTGCAAATTGCACATGCGACCCAGAAGACACAAATCAAGACAATAAAAACGTTACTTTTAAATACAAATTGGGGGCAATTGCGGCCATACTGGTAGCAAGTGCCCTCGGAGTTTCACTCCCTATAATCGGTAAAAAAATTCCAGCCTTACATCCCGAGAGCAACTTATTTTTCCTAGTGAAATCTTTCGCGGCAGGGGTAATTTTGTCCACAGGATTTATTCATATACTTCCAGACGCTTTCGATGATCTTAGCAACCCTTCTCTTAAGAAAAGCCACCCATGGTCGAAATACGATGCGTTTCCGGGTTTGTTCGCGATGATCGGGGCACTAGGAAGTTTGATGATTGATGCTTTCGCCACGGGGTATTACCGTAGAGTACACTACAGTAAGCCGGGTCCTTCGGCTACGGTTGACGAGGAAATTAACATGGACCATTTGGGTCACGTACACCTTCATTCACGTGGTAGTCATGGACATGCTCTTGGTCCTGCAGGTCCCGGAGCTACTGCTAGTCATGTGGGATTGAACGACTTGGATCGTATTCGATATAAAGTCACCTCACAG GTGTTGGAGATGGGAATTGTGGTCCATTCAGTAATTATAGGGATCTCACTTGGTACGTCTCAGAGCCTTCGTCGTATCAAACCTCTAATGATAGCTTTGTGCTTTCATCAATTTTTTGAGGGTGTTGGACTTGCTGGATGTATTGTACAG GCCTCTTTTAAGTCAGCATCAACCTTGTGCATGGCCTTGTTCTTCTCCCTCACTACTCCAGTAGGGATTGCAATAGGAATTCCAATAACCAATAGTTATAATGATGATAATCCATCTACATTAATTATTCAAGGAACATTAAACTCCATTGCAGCAGGGATCTTGATATACATGGCACTTGTTGATCTTCTTGCTCAAGACTTTATGAACCCTAAAGTGCAAACCAATACTAAGCTTTTCTTAGGGGCCAACATTACCTTGCTTCTTGGTGCTGGTTTTATGGCTGTTTTGGCTTATTGGGCTTGA
- the LOC130796755 gene encoding uncharacterized protein LOC130796755 isoform X1 produces the protein MNSVARSLQQHFFRPLYRHVSIYALEQLWLEHNRMLDLGDFVLNKCGCVLQRTHGLSCAYYLYMSIGSQGALYLNDIHPFWSTLTYTKVRDDTNEGVRYANADDKEYFQFLVDEVLKYDPAVVRRLSQVLEYELHSNGADIPEPYASPPRKGRRTTSKTLRRNKSAFEYSRSSSGGRGSRSSSRGRSSGRSSGRETQSSVGIKFSFNLSGGYDFSLFPWPNHIPHIFPPYLFDWIDVLGDGNCGFRAIATTELGGEEAWPLLRHAMCMEMQMNRDQYLSLYQSQELLDDAIFRIGSHGNGPTPYIHWMDTPMTLYSAATFLNIGIAYYGSADGNSLYNCLVLPLRKASDVHSVNKVIHICWVNGNHFVQLLMNDDSSPLPPVHQRWREAVDNFSRHIKTHFTSRIMLWNKLCGSRPPQRNNTAEDAVNLDSP, from the exons atgaattctgtagcaaggtcgttgcaacaacatttctttagacctttatatcgccatgtatctatctatgccttggagcagctgtggcttgagcataaccgcatgttagatttgggtgattTTGTACTTAataaatgcggttgtgtacttcaacgcacccatggattgtcgtgtgcttattatttatatatgtccatCGGTTCACAAGGTGCTTTGTATTTGAatgacattcatccattctggAGTACCTTGACGTACACAAAGGTACGAGATGACACAAACGAAGGAGTACGATACGCGAACgccgatgacaaagagtactttcagtttttggtcgatgaagtcctaAAATATGATCCCGCAGTTGTACGACgcttgtctcaggtacttgagtaTGAACTACACTCTAATGGagccgatatacctgagccttacgcaagtccacctagaaagggaagacgaaccacaagcaaaacccttagaagaaataaaagcgcatttgaatatagcagatcatcttctggtggtcgagggtctagatcttcatcccgcgggagatctagtggtagatctagtggtcgagaaacgcaatcctcagttggaattaagtttagtttcaacttatcgg GAGGTTATGATTTTTCACTGTTTCCATGGCCTAATCACATCCCGCACATTtttcctccttacttgtttgattggattgatgtcttaggtgatggtaactgtggatttagagctattgccacCACAGAGTTAggaggcgaggaggcatggcctcttttaagacatgctatgtgtatggaaatgcaaatgaatagAGACCAATACCTAAGTTTGTATCAATCGCAGGAGTTGTTAGACGATGCTATATTCAGAATTGGTTCACACGGCAATGGACCTACTCCTTATATTCACTGGATGGATACACCGATGacattgtactctgcagcaacgtttcttaacattggcattgcatattatggttctgctgacggtaattcgttgtacaactgtttggttcttccgttaaggaaagcatcggacgtgcatagtgtaaataaagttatacatatatgttgggtgaatggaaatcattttgttcaactattaatgaatgacgattcatctccactgccgccagtccatcaacgttggagagaagcagttgacaattTTTCCAGACATATAAAAACACATTTTACTAGTAGGATTATGCTTTGGAATAAACTATGCGGGTCACGACCACCACAacgtaataacaccgctgaagatgctgtaaatttagatagtccatag
- the LOC130796755 gene encoding uncharacterized protein LOC130796755 isoform X2, producing MNSVARSLQQHFFRPLYRHVSIYALEQLWLEHNRMLDLGDFVLNKCGCVLQRTHGLSCAYYLYMSIGSQGALYLNDIHPFWSTLTYTKVRDDTNEGVRYANADDKEYFQFLVDEVLKYDPAVVRRLSQVLEYELHSNGADIPEPYASPPRKGRRTTSKTLRRNKSAFEYSRSSSGGRGSRSSSRGRSSGRSSGRETQSSVGIKFSFNLSGDGNCGFRAIATTELGGEEAWPLLRHAMCMEMQMNRDQYLSLYQSQELLDDAIFRIGSHGNGPTPYIHWMDTPMTLYSAATFLNIGIAYYGSADGNSLYNCLVLPLRKASDVHSVNKVIHICWVNGNHFVQLLMNDDSSPLPPVHQRWREAVDNFSRHIKTHFTSRIMLWNKLCGSRPPQRNNTAEDAVNLDSP from the exons atgaattctgtagcaaggtcgttgcaacaacatttctttagacctttatatcgccatgtatctatctatgccttggagcagctgtggcttgagcataaccgcatgttagatttgggtgattTTGTACTTAataaatgcggttgtgtacttcaacgcacccatggattgtcgtgtgcttattatttatatatgtccatCGGTTCACAAGGTGCTTTGTATTTGAatgacattcatccattctggAGTACCTTGACGTACACAAAGGTACGAGATGACACAAACGAAGGAGTACGATACGCGAACgccgatgacaaagagtactttcagtttttggtcgatgaagtcctaAAATATGATCCCGCAGTTGTACGACgcttgtctcaggtacttgagtaTGAACTACACTCTAATGGagccgatatacctgagccttacgcaagtccacctagaaagggaagacgaaccacaagcaaaacccttagaagaaataaaagcgcatttgaatatagcagatcatcttctggtggtcgagggtctagatcttcatcccgcgggagatctagtggtagatctagtggtcgagaaacgcaatcctcagttggaattaagtttagtttcaacttatcgg gtgatggtaactgtggatttagagctattgccacCACAGAGTTAggaggcgaggaggcatggcctcttttaagacatgctatgtgtatggaaatgcaaatgaatagAGACCAATACCTAAGTTTGTATCAATCGCAGGAGTTGTTAGACGATGCTATATTCAGAATTGGTTCACACGGCAATGGACCTACTCCTTATATTCACTGGATGGATACACCGATGacattgtactctgcagcaacgtttcttaacattggcattgcatattatggttctgctgacggtaattcgttgtacaactgtttggttcttccgttaaggaaagcatcggacgtgcatagtgtaaataaagttatacatatatgttgggtgaatggaaatcattttgttcaactattaatgaatgacgattcatctccactgccgccagtccatcaacgttggagagaagcagttgacaattTTTCCAGACATATAAAAACACATTTTACTAGTAGGATTATGCTTTGGAATAAACTATGCGGGTCACGACCACCACAacgtaataacaccgctgaagatgctgtaaatttagatagtccatag